The Mobula birostris isolate sMobBir1 chromosome 14, sMobBir1.hap1, whole genome shotgun sequence genome includes a region encoding these proteins:
- the LOC140210132 gene encoding P-selectin-like has protein sequence MKCDHPPTISNGTVTEGEEWLYGAEASYLCDEGYTLTGQETIYCTDTGHWSHPPPICTVRKCDHPPTISHGTVTEGEEWLYGYMANYSCDEGHSLTGQETIRCTGTGAWSHPPPNCTVMKCDHPPTISNGTVTEGEEWLYGAEASYLCDEGYTLTGQETIYCTDTGHWSHPPPICTVRKCDHPPTISHGTVTEGEEWLYGYMANYSCDEGHSLTGQETIRCTGTGAWSHPPPNCTVMKCDHPPTISNGTVTEGEEWLYGAEASICATRAIP, from the exons ATGAAGTGCGACCATCCACCGACGATCAGCAATGGCACGGTGACTGAGGGAGAGGAGTGGCTGTATGGGGCCGAGGCGAGTTATTTGTGCGACGAGGGCTATACCTTGACCGGACAAGAGACCATTTACTGCACGGACACCGGGCACTGGAGTCATCCCCCTCCAATCTGTACAG TAAGAAAGTGTGACCATCCACCGACGATCAGCCATGGCACGGTGACTGAGGGAGAGGAGTGGCTGTACGGATACATGGCGAATTATTCCTGTGACGAGGGCCATAGCTTGACTGGTCAAGAGACCATTCGCTGCACGGGTACTGGTGCCTGGAGTCACCCCCCTCCAAACTGTACAG TAATGAAGTGCGACCATCCACCGACGATCAGCAATGGCACGGTGACTGAGGGAGAGGAGTGGCTGTATGGGGCCGAGGCGAGTTATTTGTGCGACGAGGGCTATACCTTGACCGGACAAGAGACCATTTACTGCACGGACACCGGGCACTGGAGTCATCCCCCTCCAATCTGTACAG TAAGAAAGTGTGACCATCCACCGACGATCAGCCATGGCACGGTGACTGAGGGAGAGGAGTGGCTGTACGGATACATGGCGAATTATTCCTGTGACGAGGGCCATAGCTTGACTGGTCAAGAGACCATTCGCTGCACGGGTACTGGTGCCTGGAGTCACCCCCCTCCAAACTGTACAG TAATGAAGTGCGACCATCCACCGACGATCAGCAATGGCACGGTGACTGAGGGAGAGGAGTGGCTGTATGGGGCCGAGGCGAGTATTTGTGCGACGAGGGCTATACCTTGA